A single window of Treponema denticola ATCC 35405 DNA harbors:
- a CDS encoding PD-(D/E)XK nuclease family transposase, with the protein MSNEQTILNPKTDWVFKLMFSKGEEGNKALISFLNAFLEDSYGKINKAEIINTELIRDRPSGETYRLDFLIRTDNGLIVDLEMQQFWKTNYHRRSQLYLMRLASRFLKTEPKEDDFLYAISLSVFGCDVPKSAELVKMSESSIIQYLYVELNELIVYTMKKRLEEYSLKDFWIRFLANYEEDKKSGMLEELCRLEEGIKMAEATLFRVTDEERRMAIELSDEKYRMYVEDERSAARREGLAEGREKGRSIGLAEGLAEGRAEGSHQKALETAKIMKNMNYPLEDIYTITGLSKEEVGKL; encoded by the coding sequence CTCTTATAAGCTTTTTAAACGCTTTTTTGGAAGATTCTTACGGTAAAATCAATAAGGCAGAAATCATAAACACCGAGCTTATTCGCGATAGGCCTTCGGGAGAAACTTACCGCCTGGATTTTCTGATTAGAACCGACAACGGCCTTATCGTAGACCTTGAGATGCAGCAGTTTTGGAAAACAAATTATCATCGCAGAAGTCAACTATACCTTATGCGTCTAGCTTCCCGCTTTTTAAAGACGGAGCCCAAAGAAGACGACTTTTTGTACGCCATAAGTCTTTCCGTTTTCGGCTGCGATGTTCCTAAAAGCGCAGAGCTTGTAAAGATGTCTGAGAGCTCAATAATTCAATATCTTTATGTTGAATTAAACGAGCTAATAGTTTATACTATGAAAAAGAGATTGGAAGAGTATAGCTTAAAAGACTTTTGGATAAGATTTTTAGCCAACTATGAAGAAGACAAAAAAAGCGGAATGTTGGAAGAATTGTGTAGACTAGAGGAGGGTATAAAAATGGCAGAAGCAACACTCTTTAGGGTAACTGATGAAGAGAGGCGAATGGCAATAGAACTCTCTGATGAAAAATACCGGATGTATGTGGAAGATGAACGCAGTGCAGCCAGGAGAGAGGGCTTGGCCGAAGGGCGGGAAAAAGGAAGAAGTATAGGATTAGCAGAAGGGTTGGCTGAAGGCCGAGCTGAAGGCTCACATCAAAAAGCACTTGAAACGGCAAAAATCATGAAAAACATGAATTATCCGCTTGAAGATATTTATACAATCACAGGGCTTTCTAAAGAAGAAGTCGGAAAATTATAG
- a CDS encoding TDE2712 family protein — protein sequence MKNIKIDFDVLEMMIFFWESVASKDKMGDDYFMSIAEKPQMEVVYSDDFSKDSVRRVMSAISNREKLNNRTLSESRFWNNNMWILEDLQTMHNMMAPIKTLNLAELTEKYKTSTKFDEIELIFIPAHAEEFYIKGNKIYINFFKLIPNYEDPKDIKIAGLPLKEYVIKKIEGLLH from the coding sequence ATGAAAAATATAAAGATTGATTTTGACGTTTTGGAAATGATGATTTTCTTTTGGGAAAGCGTAGCCTCAAAGGATAAGATGGGAGACGATTACTTTATGAGTATTGCCGAAAAGCCTCAGATGGAAGTCGTTTACAGTGACGACTTTTCGAAAGATTCCGTCCGCAGGGTTATGTCTGCAATTTCCAATAGGGAAAAACTGAATAACCGCACCTTGAGCGAAAGCCGTTTTTGGAATAACAATATGTGGATTTTGGAAGACTTGCAGACCATGCACAATATGATGGCTCCGATTAAAACCTTAAACCTTGCAGAACTTACGGAAAAGTACAAGACTTCGACGAAATTCGATGAGATCGAGCTCATCTTTATTCCTGCCCATGCAGAAGAATTTTATATTAAAGGAAATAAAATTTATATTAACTTTTTTAAACTTATTCCGAATTATGAAGACCCAAAAGATATTAAGATTGCTGGTCTCCCCTTAAAAGAATATGTAATTAAAAAGATCGAGGGTTTGTTGCACTAA